The Myxocyprinus asiaticus isolate MX2 ecotype Aquarium Trade chromosome 36, UBuf_Myxa_2, whole genome shotgun sequence genome segment ctcgttagcttagcaggtgtttgactgtaaccagagatgtttcctagcaacccaactgataaacaatgcagcAACGCTAGCGTTTGTGCTACaagtgtacaattatcaaaagagagcgtaaaataccatgttttgtaccagggccgtagcaaggtaatctgggcccctttcctataaaaatatacagtttagaatttgttgtggggccccctggacctttgggcccatagaatcgttaccacctttcaccccactagctacagccTTGTTACACTTGTTTCGTACACTTGTTTCGGCAGGCGTTTGTTAAagatttaatatcatgtaatgtaggaactttaactcatttatcgatattacttaataaaagtgaatattcATCACTTAATTTGTATATCTCcgtgggtgccaaaatgtttgtgTGACGATAAGTACCTGCATCTCTGAGAAATCGGAGTTCAAAATTTCGGAATTCCAATTTCAAGTGTCGTTCCATTGCACATTTCCTAGTAtgaagttggaaaatccaacattctgagttgaatggaacacagcattctAGTTGGCCTTGAGTGACAATCACCCTTTAAGTGacgtacgtaatttgaaagcgaagagcgcaagatctaTAGCTGACGATTCAGCTGACATCACTGCCAttatcaccactgagaaagagatccttatggatttaaaacctGAGatgagggggggcctgggtagctcatcgagtattgacgctgaccaccacccctggagtcgtgagttcaaatgcagggtgtgctgagtgactccagccaggtctcctaagcaacccaattggcccggttgctagggagggtagagtcacatggggtaacctcctcgaggtcgtgattaggggttttcgctctcaatggtgcgcatggtaagttgtgcgtggatcgcagagagtagcatgagcctccacatgcggagtctccatggtgtcatgcaaaatgagccacatgataagatgcatggattggtggtctcagaagcggaggcaactgagacttgtcctccgccacccggattgagatgagtaaccatgccaccacgaggacctactaagtagtgggaattgggcattccaaattgggagaaaagaggataataataataaaaacctgagatgtaaacaggaaaggagggctgattttcacttcaagttaattggtaagtgctttttgcattgttatagtaacattaggatttttctaagtgtaaattaagcTGGCTGGAGCATACAGTGtcggttcaagttttgaaaagtaaccatgtacccttACAAAGCCATTACaaaattattgcaagcaacatttaaatcgcaaatattattagatcgcTTTTTTCCTGGTATTAGACCTTGGCTTTCAAGCATGGacaagtttttaaaatgtcatttattattagttggctgcgacgtaatgtatgatgtccataagCATAGGGTGtcaattgtgaaactgtgttttcttaatggcatgaatcgcactgaaggcttAAACTTAAAATTCACGGGCCACCACTGCTAAATGGTTGCAAAATGGTTTCTTAGTGGCCTAAATGGAAAGAGACCATCCTCAAGTATGTAAAATCCTGTTCCCCAGATATGTGTGGGAATATtgtcaatggaagtctatgggatttttcgctAATTTTCGTCTGCCAGATGGACATTTATTTTCTGACATAAAAACCTTTTATAATATAAACCATGAactgtatttgtttcaaacagatacaAAGTATTCAAAGTATCAGTTTTTCCCCTCAAAACTAAGGGTTACTGTATAATTACTGTAAAAGAATAGTACCACCACTGACATATAGGTGGCGCTCTTTTCGGTTGAAATGCTACTATAAATGCTGTGAATATAAGGCTATTTCAatgttaatttttataattaaaaaaggaGATgtgctgtatatctactgtaccCTAACTGATAACAAGTTATGAGGAAAAATGAGGATCATAAAGTGGTAAACTCACGCTGCTGGTGGTGTTGGCAAATTATAATCCTGCCCCGTAACTCCCGTCAACCAGTATGTTGTCTCTTTTCCTTTACCCTGTAGTGTATTTGTAAGGATCATCAAAATGTGATAGTGAATGGAATATTTTTGCATGAGTGTGAGACAAACTACAGACCTTTAAGTATGTTTCTCCTCTCTTTTCATACTCAAATTTGCAGTCTGTCCGCTGGAGAATGCTGATAGTTGACTGACTTACATGGATTCGTAAGGCTGAGGTGGTACAGAGCAAACAATAATACAGTACTAAATGTATAGAATACATACAGAGGTGTGATAACCCAAATGCTTTGGTTTTGGGAAAGCTAGTTAATTCAACAGCTGATTTAGGTTTTGAAAGGTGGCACCACTCACGTAGACCTGTGGACTCCATGCGAGACGCCGTGTTCACAGTGTCTCCAAACAGACAGTATCTGGGCATCTTAATTCCCACTACCCCAGCAGCACAGGGCCCTCCACACATGCAAAATATAAAATACGGTTTGTCTGTCTTCTGCATGAATATCATTCTATATTCTGCAACATGGGTAAACTTTCATCTATTAGTTTAAGGGTTCAGTGCTGAGCTGGGTGCAATAAATTAAAACTCATTACCTGAGTGCACACCGATGCGGATCCACACGGGCAGGCCAGGCAGATGGCGTAACTGAAATGTGCCCATGAAGGCCAGGATATCCAGTGCCATGTGGCAGATGTCCATTGCATGCCTGTTTCCATTCCGCCGAGGCAGACCAGACACCACCATGTATGCATCACCAATCGTCTCCACCTGAAATACACACGTGGACATGTTAACTGGAATCCAGTGAATTCTCTGGCACTGTCCATTTCATTTGTCTGCAATACCTTGTAGACATCATGATTGTCAAGGATGCTGTCAAAGTTTTTGTAGATGTCATTGAGCATGTCCACCACCTCCATGGGAGTGCTGTAGTGGCACAGTGAGGTGAAGCCCACAATGTCACTGAAGTAGATGGTGACCTCGTCAAAGAGCTCAGGCTCCACTTTTCCTGTTTCCTTTAGAGAGCGCACAACTGGTCTAAAATATAACCATAATGGCAAGGGTTAAACATTTTATTATCCTGTTGGACTAGTATTACACAATACAATGCTCACCAGACAGTAATAAAAGAAGTAAGATTAAATAACATGCCGATTGTTACAATTTACTGACAAATATCAACAACATTCGCAACTTTTAACTACATTCGTGAAGGTCCTGGAGGGGGTCTGTGGACAGTTACTGTATATACACCGGTTTGATGTACCACCACTGATGGTGGTAAATtgatgatctgttaagcattatggaaggcaataatgtttttttcatgttatctaggaaaattataataaagtgttacccagaaAATCTCATTTTTTATATTGGGTGTCCCTGTTGAGAGTCTGAATGAGTTTTTAAAGGTTGAAAACCCCTGTTTTACAATGTGTTTGTCTACACTGACTAACCCAGGCAGAAGCATGAAGTTTAGGTAGTCTGCTCGGTCTCGTTCAGCCTTGTACAGAGCGGTGCGTTCCTCAACCAGTCGCTCCAGGTTACAGGAATACATCTGCAGCCGGCGAATCAGGTTCTCCATGTAGCTCTCATTTTCCTGGTTGTCCAGACTAATCAACAGCAAATCAGGTAATCATTTATTAGAGACATTCCAACCATAATTTCCTTCAGGCCAGTTGTCAGATGGTTCACAACTAGGCTAATGGCCTAAATTGTTTTTTATGTTCTATATGTATACCATTATCTTTTTCAGTGTTGCATGAACAAAAAGCATAGAAAAACAAGTGACCTGACAATCTTCCGTAGAGTGATTTCTATCTTTTTGAAGTCTGGTCTTCTATCTGGGTCCTCGTCCCAACAATTTCTGATTAGCATGCACACCTGTAAAAACAGATTAGTATATGGAAGCCTATATTTTTAGCCtatatttaagatttacacatttcaatttcataacattttTTAAGATTTAGGCCTACACTtttcaattttataaaaaaaaaaaattacatcattaaattaataaaacttgagttaatttaaattttattaatttttttcgattaacattttttattgattcatagatatataacaaagaaaaacacaacatatatacactgaatcaacatttaacccccactattaccccgccccaatcaccaacccctccccgacccccaacaaacatccctgagGTCAAATGTAAGAATacacgcacacaaaaaaaaacaaaaacaaaaataataataataataataattatatatatatatatatatatatatatatatatatatatataataataataataataataataataatcatacataatcaaaactatacctctctctccacagcccctccctgagagtcccccaaaaacactaaataactgccccatttcctatcaaacaaatcccaaaacccTAGCCTTCTgcatgacacctcctcgaaagctgccaccctccccatctccgcaaaccactccagaaatgaggacgctccagccgacttccatccctttaaaataagctgtctgccaatcataacactggtcagaacccaattttttatgtgtttatcccccaaatttatgaccgccccatcgccccaaatacaaagtctggggcagaatgaaatttgagtgcccaaaacgtcacatataaaactctgaaacttcaaccaaaattcttggatcttaacacccccccccaaaagacatgggtcatgtctccatcttctgactggcgtcgccagcaggtgggtgtatctttaagaccaagcctatacaatctagaagtggtccaatagaatctatgtaaaatctcgcacccttgcatctcttaaATTTTATTCATTAAGTTgtgttaaagattacacaattcagtttattggaattttgtaatgaaattgaagtgtacattttaaaaataggcaaacatATTTTTTGGAGTCTATGAACTTATCCTGTGTAAGGATAGttgatgcataataataataatagtgtctgtgtgttttttaagttaaaatCAAGACTTTGTGTTCAAATTTTTATGAATATATAAGAAATAAGtgtatatatttcaaaagtagGCTATATCAAGTTAACCTACCTCTACATTTTTGGTTGCTTTTCAGAACTGTTTTTCTGCTATAGTATAATTAATTACTTTACCTCCCGTTCTTTATCGCCTGCATTCTCAAAGTTTAGATCAGGTCTGAAGAAAGGGGTCAGACTAGGGTATTGCACTCTGGCCAGCTTCTCTGTTAAAGGAAAGCAGaatagtcttaaagggataggtcacatgaaaataaaaattctgtcactcagcacaccctgaatttctttttttcatggaatacaaaagatgttagacagaatgtctacctcagtcatcattcactttcaagatgaagaagaaaaaagattaaatgaatgTGAATTTTGCctgacatcttttgtgttccatagaagaaaatctttcatacagatttggaacatcatgagggttagtaagtgattacagaaatgtcattttcttctgaactttccctttaaagttTAACCTTGTATGGGGTATAAACAAAAAAACTGACTTTGCATACATGGTGCATACTGAAACATGATGGGAAAATCCCCAGTAGGGGTCACTATGAGTGTGTTAGGGTTATAAaggaacacatactgtatgctgcTGTCTataaatctttctctctctcaccagCACGATCAGAGCAGGTGTGTGTGTAGAATGTGCACTTCCTCATCATGATCTCCTGGGAAATTATGGCAAAGCTGTAGACATCCCCTTTCTGAGAGATCCCTGGTTTCCGCAAGTGCTCAGGTGCTGTCCACAGatctgagaaaaagaaaaaaatatagggAAACGCAAATAGGGAACACATTAACAATAAGCAAATGGCTAACCAAATAACTATGGATAAATTTAACAGTGGAAATAACAGAAATTATTTATCAGGTTTGTAAAGCAATTTTTCACCTTTAGTGGGACTGATAATTGTATTAAAGCCAAAGTCTGCAATCTTCACTACCATACGGTTGTCAACCACACAGTTAGTGGATTTAAGTCGCCCATGGACTGCAATGTTGCTTGCATGGAGATAAGACATGCCCTGCAGTAGGGAAAAGAGTTGAGAGGAAATATTGTGTCAGTATGCATATAAACCACATATTTACAATTCCATTAGGTgaaacagaaattacacacttcagcttgaaAAATTTACTCCAGTGCTAattaagaaattctgaagaaaacACTTCCATTTACATAGAGGACATAAAAACAACACCTGCATCAACCTATATCTGCTTACATTGGCAATGTCATACATGACAGAAATCTTATACTGCCAGTCCATGAAGGTCTCTTCTGGGTATGAAATCTTATCATCAAGCACAttctaaaatatattaaaaaaaaatcaaggttatatGGGTTATATTCTATGTCAGAATCTGAGTCACACCACATTTGGATTTCATCATTTAGAGCTCAATATAATACTCACTCTGAGGGATCCCCTTTCTCCATACTCGAACACTCCAAAAACTTTGTTGTCAAACTTGACTGTCCCATAGAATTTTGTCAGGTTGTAATAATCAATTTTCAAGAGCTGAAAAGAAAGTGACATTAGGCCTTTCTATCATATCTGTAATAGTGTAGAACAAAGTTTAAAGACAGCTGATTGAATGACAGCCACTATGTCCAAAACATAATGGGGCTTCGCTGTCCAGTCTGTCAATGActaaagctgcgttcacactgccagcgacacgCAGCGACAAAACGGcctcatttcattcattttcaatgagagctggcgattTCCAGCTACACGAGCGACGGTGACATTTggaaatgtttaactttatgcaaatgaagagcgACTTTCTGGAGCGACAGCCAATACAAGAGAAGATGGTAGAGCTCAtgtgatccttctctctctcaacTCCTGCAGTGACGGAAAGATGGAGGAAAGGCTAATCCTTGCTGTTAGCAATTTACCGGTGTTATATGATATGTCTCTGTCCATGTACAGggacatttttaagaaaaatgatGTGTGGAAAGGTGTATCTGAGATCGTGGGGATTCCAAGTAGGTTTAAATCATCAAACAGCCtgtaaaattaactattaaataatttgttttgaaaatgtgttacatgtatgACAGCAAACGAAACCATATAAATGATCAGATACAGTGAATAAACATACCATATTAATAACcttactaatattttaataataatattaattgtaaagAAACAGTTCTGTTTAGACTCTCCATACACACCACTAGCAACCTAACTGCCAGCCACTGGCGACATGCAGCGACATAgtagctggcagtgtgaacgcagctttaaCAGGCAGTGTTTTTGTATGAAGGTACCTCCTAAGGTTTCAGATAGGCTTAAGGTACCGCATTGTCATGTCTAATGGTCTAAAGTGAATTAAAGTGAGCTTTAGAGATAACAAAGCAAATTTTTCAACTTTTCGGCAGCATTTAGAGGCAGATTCAATGAAGAGAAGAAAACCATGATACCGCATTGAGCTCGATCCTCTGTTTCTCGGAGAAGCTGCCATCTGTGTGCATCAACTCCTTAAGGATCACAAtctttaaacaaaaaacatccagtaactAAAACAGCTGTTTATTCTAAAATCCAAACCTCACAGTAATGGAATAATATTGgataaaaatgttatgtttgcaTACCTTTTTATCATAACGAGCACGACGCAAGTTGTAACTTGTTTTAGTGTCTTCCTCAATCTAATGACAAACGATCATGAAATGATCAGCAACACATTTATGTTATACAGTTGTACAACACCgactattttgaaaaaaaaaaaaaataattcttggaACTTCTCAAGTTTTTGAACATAATTCATTTAACAGTAAATGACATATTGCTGCCAGTGCATTACCTTCAGACAGATCATATTGCGCTCATTCAACTCTAAAGGCATAATGAGCTCTGAGGAGATGTGAGACCATCTTTTCTGCATGTGACGATAAGATCTGTTTTGCCTGGATTGTTCATATAGACATTAACAATAGTAAATATGTTGCCTTTGCACTACAGATGTGTACACACATAATTAAGTAAAATCAGAATGAAAAAGGTAATAGCTAGGGAGAGTAACCAGTAAAAGATGAAGGCAAGTGTAGCCATCACTCCCACAACTGCAGTACCCAATGCTATGACAATCGTATTGTGGACTTGTATGCCTACAAATGATAATAATGAATTAGGCTTGATTTTCTATAGCTCTTAAAAATGACATTGTATGACTGTCACCTGAATGAGTATGTTTAGTAAAAATGAGgatgtttacagttaaaagtttCAAAAGTGACAAGAATCACAGTACCTTTGGAATCTATTGATGGACGGTCTTCAGGTAGACAGAGTTGAGGCCAAATAAAGGAAGGACTGCTGTCCACTGTTTGAGTATGGTTGGTGGTAGTGTTGAACTCGTAAAGAACTTTGTACTgaagtacaaaaaaatataatcacAAATCAATTCCATGAGTACTGACTGATTGATTGTTAGATAGATATGTCCAAATACTCAATATATTTGATACTTATTTGTGGCCTACCTCATTTTCATTGTTTGTGTAGATCAAAGAAAATATCAGATCCCTGTCACCATATTCATCCAGCTCATAATCCCCACCTATACCTATTTGCAGATATGGATTATCAAACCAAGCTAAACATTATGAGATATGATTGGAGTTACACTGGCT includes the following:
- the gucy2cb gene encoding guanylyl cyclase C gives rise to the protein MDYSKWLFACLLWTLLNQSHLVSESCFNGTFKMNVVLLDDDVSPWSINFVKPAVMRAIEYDSSINFNDGVGHNLSVNFKGFQTIYYLRKGCTSSTCEGVEILNNLEKAGEVRCALLGPTCTYATFQMVDLEIGLNLNMPIISAGSFGLSCDFKKDLTRLLPPARKISSFFVHFWKFSDNIKPAWKTVYIYKKQNNTEDCFWYINALEVDSAHFSSSLEKRVVLRKEEELSVALASKDRDSNLFIICGTPDDIMDLKNGTMDSDNEIVFLLIDLYNDRYYNGSSNAAMKNVLVLTMPNTRNYTIDTSGNNSMNDYIAAYHDAVLLLGQVMRRIWNMASSELHVMESVSINYFRNVSFKGIGGDYELDEYGDRDLIFSLIYTNNENEYKVLYEFNTTTNHTQTVDSSPSFIWPQLCLPEDRPSIDSKGIQVHNTIVIALGTAVVGVMATLAFIFYWQNRSYRHMQKRWSHISSELIMPLELNERNMICLKIEEDTKTSYNLRRARYDKKIVILKELMHTDGSFSEKQRIELNALLKIDYYNLTKFYGTVKFDNKVFGVFEYGERGSLRNVLDDKISYPEETFMDWQYKISVMYDIANGMSYLHASNIAVHGRLKSTNCVVDNRMVVKIADFGFNTIISPTKDLWTAPEHLRKPGISQKGDVYSFAIISQEIMMRKCTFYTHTCSDRAEKLARVQYPSLTPFFRPDLNFENAGDKEREVCMLIRNCWDEDPDRRPDFKKIEITLRKIVSLDNQENESYMENLIRRLQMYSCNLERLVEERTALYKAERDRADYLNFMLLPGPVVRSLKETGKVEPELFDEVTIYFSDIVGFTSLCHYSTPMEVVDMLNDIYKNFDSILDNHDVYKVETIGDAYMVVSGLPRRNGNRHAMDICHMALDILAFMGTFQLRHLPGLPVWIRIGVHSGPCAAGVVGIKMPRYCLFGDTVNTASRMESTGLPLRIHVSQSTISILQRTDCKFEYEKRGETYLKGKGKETTYWLTGVTGQDYNLPTPPAAENFQHLQQDLAQMIKTCLEKRPTSIRKRKTLSTRHKVLMVEAEEFIEQPEYLHLAIGDCLSTYL